A genome region from Microbacterium terricola includes the following:
- a CDS encoding glycosyltransferase → MPITRPPTQLTRFDRGGRVVRVSETSALFVLVSVLATLGVVAYALFLLNPANRGDLLPYSLVLIAETVLVVQALLSMWTILSSGYEPRDFAYHEARRTLLADGDDTVRLGGREVLVDVYITAYGEDLDTIRRTVAAAVAMRGAHRTWVLDDGRSDALKDATAELGAWYIRRLSSNGAKAGNINHALSATTGEFFAVFDADFVPDPDFLVETVPFFTDDNVAFVQTPQAYGNLHTVIARGAAFMQTVFYRFVQRGRNRFNAAFCVGTNVIFRRAAIDDIGGIHTDSKSEDVWTALSLHERGWRSVYIADILAVGEAPETIEAYSKQQLRWATGGFEILLTHNPLSPRRRLTGDQRVQYFVTATFYLTGICPLLLLLVPPLEIYFDLRPMNLTITAVTWALYYAGFYLMQVVLAWFVVGSFRWETLTLATVSFPIYTKALWNVITGKDVGWHVTGSASHRSPFEFIVPQVLFFVFLALTSVVAIWRDLQNGTPTLATAWNLTNTVILGAFIGAAFREQHLVRHPQRVLSTSPPAETPELVTIVARPLPVPAVPDEVLVGRAAARAAIAERSIA, encoded by the coding sequence ATGCCGATCACCCGACCACCCACACAGCTCACCCGATTCGACCGCGGCGGACGCGTCGTCCGCGTCAGCGAGACCTCCGCACTGTTCGTGCTGGTCTCGGTGCTCGCCACCCTCGGGGTGGTCGCGTACGCGCTGTTCCTGCTCAACCCGGCGAACCGCGGCGACCTGCTGCCCTACAGTCTCGTGCTCATCGCCGAGACGGTGCTGGTCGTGCAGGCGCTGCTGTCGATGTGGACGATCCTGTCCTCGGGGTACGAGCCGCGGGACTTCGCGTACCACGAGGCCCGCAGGACCCTGCTCGCAGACGGCGACGACACCGTCCGGCTCGGCGGCAGGGAGGTGCTCGTCGACGTCTACATCACGGCGTACGGCGAAGACCTCGACACCATCAGGCGGACCGTGGCTGCCGCGGTGGCGATGCGCGGCGCGCACCGCACCTGGGTGCTCGACGACGGGCGCTCGGACGCGCTCAAGGACGCCACGGCGGAGCTCGGCGCCTGGTACATCCGCCGGCTCAGCTCGAACGGCGCGAAGGCCGGCAATATCAACCACGCACTGTCGGCCACCACGGGCGAGTTCTTCGCGGTCTTCGATGCGGACTTCGTCCCCGACCCGGACTTCCTGGTCGAGACGGTGCCGTTCTTCACGGACGACAACGTGGCGTTCGTGCAGACCCCGCAGGCGTACGGCAACCTGCACACGGTCATCGCGCGCGGCGCCGCCTTCATGCAGACGGTGTTCTACCGGTTCGTCCAGCGCGGCCGCAACCGCTTCAACGCGGCCTTCTGCGTCGGCACGAACGTCATCTTCCGCCGTGCGGCGATCGACGACATCGGCGGCATCCACACGGACTCGAAGTCGGAGGATGTCTGGACCGCGCTGTCGTTGCACGAACGGGGCTGGCGCTCGGTCTACATCGCCGACATCCTCGCCGTCGGCGAGGCGCCCGAGACGATCGAGGCGTACAGCAAGCAGCAGCTGCGCTGGGCGACAGGCGGCTTCGAGATCCTGTTGACGCACAATCCGCTCAGCCCGCGTCGACGGCTGACGGGCGACCAGCGCGTGCAGTACTTCGTGACGGCGACGTTCTACCTCACCGGCATCTGCCCGCTGCTGCTCCTGCTCGTGCCGCCGCTGGAGATCTACTTCGACCTCCGCCCGATGAACCTCACCATCACGGCGGTGACGTGGGCGCTGTACTACGCGGGCTTCTACCTCATGCAGGTCGTGCTGGCGTGGTTCGTGGTCGGGTCGTTCCGGTGGGAGACGCTCACGCTCGCGACGGTCTCGTTCCCGATCTACACGAAGGCGCTCTGGAACGTGATCACCGGGAAGGACGTCGGCTGGCATGTCACCGGGTCGGCGTCCCACAGGTCGCCGTTCGAGTTCATCGTGCCGCAGGTGCTGTTCTTCGTGTTCCTCGCCCTGACCTCGGTGGTCGCGATCTGGCGGGATCTGCAGAACGGCACGCCCACGCTCGCGACGGCATGGAACCTCACGAACACCGTGATCCTCGGGGCGTTCATCGGCGCCGCGTTCCGCGAGCAGCACCTGGTGCGCCACCCGCAGCGGGTGCTCTCGACGTCGCCCCCCGCCGAGACGCCCGAGCTCGTCACGATCGTCGCCAGGCCGCTGCCTGTCCCCGCCGTCCCTGACGAGGTGCTCGTGGGACGTGCCGCCGCACGGGCCGCCATCGCCGAGCGGAGCATCGCATGA
- a CDS encoding HlyD family efflux transporter periplasmic adaptor subunit produces the protein MTWGARIRLLLGLLVVFAIVAACTLVFTQRQSRAESRSASITAESFTVGSAYPGTVTTMDAAVGDEVEEGETLFEVRSPQLARDLESDVVTADDLGMPVDDDGTYAIVSTVDGTLSEVLAPVGDFVQGGEVLATINRAGTLAVAAEFVLTPRDYGRIGEGSSVEVSLPDDQVVTGTVSTIDVDTVDGQASSTIVIDSKALAAEPIGGLYQPGTPVTATLQLRDDGPLAGAADAARDFLRKVGW, from the coding sequence ATGACCTGGGGCGCCCGCATCCGGCTCCTCCTCGGGTTGCTGGTCGTGTTCGCGATCGTCGCCGCGTGCACGCTCGTGTTCACGCAGCGCCAGTCGAGGGCCGAGAGCCGGTCGGCGTCGATCACCGCCGAGTCGTTCACGGTCGGCAGCGCCTACCCGGGCACGGTGACGACCATGGACGCCGCAGTCGGCGACGAGGTCGAGGAGGGCGAGACGCTGTTCGAGGTGCGCAGTCCGCAGCTGGCGCGCGACCTCGAATCCGACGTCGTCACCGCGGACGACCTCGGCATGCCGGTCGACGACGACGGCACCTACGCCATCGTCTCGACCGTGGACGGCACGCTCTCGGAGGTGCTCGCCCCGGTGGGCGACTTCGTGCAGGGCGGCGAGGTGCTCGCGACCATCAACCGGGCGGGCACCCTGGCCGTGGCCGCCGAGTTCGTGCTGACCCCGCGGGACTACGGCCGCATCGGCGAGGGCTCGAGCGTCGAGGTGTCGCTGCCGGACGATCAGGTCGTCACCGGCACCGTGAGCACCATCGACGTCGACACGGTCGACGGCCAGGCGAGCTCGACGATCGTCATCGACAGCAAGGCCCTCGCCGCCGAGCCGATCGGGGGTCTCTACCAGCCGGGCACGCCGGTCACGGCGACCCTCCAGCTGCGCGATGACGGCCCGCTCGCGGGTGCCGCCGATGCGGCGCGCGACTTCCTGCGCAAGGTCGGGTGGTGA
- a CDS encoding phosphodiesterase: MRSAEYTAPERVLVHLSDTHLRAAGSKLYDEIDAAERLGRVLASIEASGLRPHAVVVTGDLADYGEPAAYLQLRALVEPFAARLGTRVLWVMGNHDDRAAFRTVLHGDEAASLAPVDRVDELDGLRLVTLDTTVPGHHHGELRDEQLRWLRDVLATPAPLGTILAMHHPPVPSVLPLAATVELRDQARLSGVLRGSDVRAIIAGHLHYSTFATFAGIPVSVASATCYTQDLTVPVGGTRPQDGAQGYNLVHVYDDTVVHSVVPVAAAPHPLEYVDAAEALRRLAEAGIGPAAVSGPRRSAPPTQPLPVLR, translated from the coding sequence ATGCGCTCCGCCGAGTACACCGCGCCCGAGCGCGTGCTGGTGCATCTGAGCGACACGCACCTGCGCGCGGCAGGCTCGAAGCTGTACGACGAGATCGACGCGGCCGAGCGTCTCGGTCGCGTGCTCGCCTCCATCGAGGCGAGCGGCCTGCGCCCGCACGCCGTGGTGGTCACCGGCGATCTCGCCGACTACGGCGAGCCCGCGGCCTATCTGCAGCTGCGTGCCCTCGTCGAGCCGTTCGCCGCGCGCCTGGGCACCCGCGTGCTGTGGGTGATGGGCAACCACGACGACCGGGCCGCGTTCCGCACCGTCCTCCACGGCGATGAAGCCGCCTCGCTCGCCCCTGTCGATCGGGTCGATGAGCTCGACGGGCTTCGTCTCGTCACCCTGGACACCACCGTGCCTGGCCACCACCACGGAGAGCTGCGCGATGAGCAGCTCAGGTGGCTGCGCGACGTGCTGGCCACGCCGGCGCCGCTGGGCACGATCCTCGCCATGCACCACCCGCCCGTCCCGAGCGTGCTGCCGCTCGCGGCCACGGTCGAACTGCGCGATCAGGCGCGCCTCAGCGGCGTGCTGCGCGGCAGCGACGTGCGCGCGATCATCGCGGGGCACCTGCACTACTCGACGTTCGCGACCTTCGCGGGCATTCCCGTCTCGGTGGCGTCGGCCACCTGCTACACGCAGGACCTCACCGTGCCGGTCGGGGGCACCCGGCCGCAGGACGGCGCTCAGGGGTACAACCTCGTGCACGTCTACGACGACACGGTCGTCCACTCCGTCGTCCCGGTGGCGGCCGCGCCGCATCCGCTCGAGTACGTCGACGCAGCGGAGGCGCTGCGCCGCCTCGCGGAGGCGGGCATCGGACCCGCGGCGGTCAGCGGCCCGCGCCGGAGCGCGCCGCCGACTCAGCCGCTGCCGGTACTGCGCTGA
- the metG gene encoding methionine--tRNA ligase — translation MTSGGSFYITTPIYYPSDVPHIGHGYTTVAVDTLARWHRQAGDDTWMLTGTDEHGQKMLRAAAANGVTPQEWVDKLVTESWFPLLTTLDVANDDFIRTTQQRHEERVQQFVQAIYDRGYIYAGEYEALYCVGCEEFKPESEIVDGTGAFEGLKVCAIHSKPLELLQEKNYFFKLSEFQDKLLELYRTQPDFIRPESARNEVVSFVKNGLKDLSISRSAFDWGIQVPWDERHVIYVWVDALLNYATAVGYGNDAEQFDRRWPAYHVVGKDILRFHAVIWPAMLMAAGLEVPRGVFAHGWLLVGGEKMSKSKLTGIAPTEITDVFGSDAYRFYFLSAIAFGQDGSFSWEDLAARYQAELANGFGNLASRTIAMIERYFDGVVPAAGEYTDGDLAVQKTVADAARAADAAIERFRIDEAIAAVWTIVDALNGYITENEPWALAKDAENRARLSTVLYTAAEGLRALAVLLSPVIPAATAKLWVALGADGALGALVDQPLREAGAWGLLPAGTTVQQLAPLFPRVESA, via the coding sequence GTGACATCAGGCGGCTCCTTCTACATCACGACCCCGATCTACTACCCGAGCGATGTGCCCCACATCGGGCACGGGTACACGACGGTGGCCGTCGACACGCTCGCGCGGTGGCACCGCCAGGCCGGCGACGACACATGGATGCTGACCGGCACCGACGAACACGGCCAGAAGATGCTCCGCGCGGCCGCCGCCAACGGCGTGACGCCGCAGGAGTGGGTCGACAAGCTCGTCACCGAGTCGTGGTTCCCGCTGCTGACGACCCTCGACGTCGCCAACGACGACTTCATCCGCACGACGCAGCAGCGTCATGAGGAGCGCGTGCAGCAGTTCGTGCAGGCCATCTACGACCGCGGCTACATCTACGCAGGTGAGTACGAGGCGCTGTACTGCGTGGGCTGCGAGGAGTTCAAGCCGGAGTCCGAGATCGTCGACGGCACCGGCGCCTTCGAGGGCCTGAAGGTCTGCGCCATCCACTCCAAGCCGCTCGAGCTGCTCCAGGAGAAGAACTACTTCTTCAAGCTCAGCGAGTTCCAGGACAAGCTGCTCGAGCTCTACCGGACGCAGCCGGACTTCATCCGTCCGGAGTCCGCGCGCAACGAGGTCGTCTCGTTCGTCAAGAACGGGCTCAAGGACCTCTCCATCTCGCGCTCGGCGTTCGACTGGGGCATCCAGGTGCCGTGGGACGAGCGCCACGTCATCTACGTGTGGGTCGACGCGCTGCTGAATTACGCCACCGCCGTCGGCTACGGCAACGATGCGGAGCAGTTCGACCGCCGCTGGCCGGCGTACCACGTGGTGGGCAAGGACATCCTCCGCTTCCACGCCGTCATCTGGCCGGCCATGCTCATGGCGGCCGGGCTCGAGGTGCCCCGCGGCGTGTTCGCGCACGGCTGGCTGCTCGTCGGCGGCGAGAAGATGTCGAAGTCGAAGCTCACCGGCATCGCGCCGACCGAGATCACCGACGTGTTCGGGTCGGACGCCTACCGGTTCTACTTCCTGTCGGCGATCGCGTTCGGCCAGGACGGCTCCTTCTCGTGGGAGGACCTCGCCGCGCGCTATCAGGCCGAGCTCGCGAACGGCTTCGGCAACCTCGCCTCGCGCACGATCGCCATGATCGAGCGGTACTTCGACGGCGTCGTGCCTGCGGCCGGCGAGTACACGGACGGCGACCTGGCCGTGCAGAAGACGGTGGCGGATGCCGCGAGGGCGGCGGACGCCGCCATCGAGCGCTTCCGCATCGACGAGGCGATCGCCGCGGTCTGGACCATCGTCGACGCGCTGAACGGGTACATCACCGAGAACGAGCCGTGGGCGCTGGCCAAGGACGCGGAGAACCGGGCGCGCCTGAGCACCGTCCTGTACACGGCGGCGGAGGGGCTGCGCGCCCTGGCCGTGCTGCTGTCGCCCGTGATCCCGGCGGCGACCGCCAAGCTGTGGGTCGCGCTCGGCGCCGACGGAGCCCTCGGGGCGCTCGTCGACCAGCCGCTGCGCGAAGCCGGAGCATGGGGCCTCCTGCCGGCGGGGACGACGGTGCAGCAGCTCGCGCCGCTGTTCCCCCGTGTGGAGAGCGCGTGA
- a CDS encoding TatD family hydrolase, translating to MTDPSQYVRQREKGSRDVSYPPAPEPLAVPVYDNHAHLEIQDGPSSESDSAADGLSLDEQLARAESVGVIGVVQAGGDIESSRWSAWAAASHPRVLAAVAIHPNEAPLYAAAGRLDEAIAVIDELAAQPRVRAIGETGLDVFRTDETGMPAQFESFEAHIALAKKHGIAMQIHDRDAHAPVLETLERVGAPERTVFHCFSGDEAMARFSAERGYYLSFAGNVTFRNAQTLRDALAVTPLERILVETDAPFLTPTPYRGRPNAPYLIPVTVRFMAAELGVDLDAFCAQIAANTVAVYGSFAD from the coding sequence GTGACCGACCCCAGCCAGTACGTGCGGCAGCGCGAGAAGGGGTCGCGCGACGTGAGCTATCCGCCCGCGCCCGAGCCGCTGGCCGTGCCGGTGTACGACAACCACGCGCACCTCGAGATCCAGGACGGGCCCTCGTCGGAGTCGGACTCCGCCGCGGACGGACTGAGCCTGGACGAGCAGCTCGCGCGCGCCGAGTCCGTCGGTGTGATCGGGGTCGTGCAGGCGGGCGGCGACATCGAGTCGAGCCGGTGGTCCGCCTGGGCGGCGGCATCCCACCCGCGGGTGCTCGCGGCGGTCGCGATCCACCCGAACGAGGCGCCGTTGTACGCCGCGGCGGGGCGACTCGACGAGGCGATCGCCGTCATCGACGAGCTGGCCGCGCAGCCGCGCGTGCGGGCGATCGGAGAGACCGGGCTCGATGTCTTCCGCACCGACGAGACCGGGATGCCCGCGCAGTTCGAGAGCTTCGAGGCGCACATCGCCCTCGCCAAGAAGCACGGCATCGCGATGCAGATCCACGACCGTGATGCGCATGCGCCGGTGCTCGAGACCCTGGAGCGGGTGGGCGCGCCGGAGCGCACGGTGTTCCACTGCTTCTCGGGCGACGAGGCGATGGCCAGGTTCAGCGCGGAGCGCGGCTACTACCTGTCGTTCGCCGGCAACGTCACATTCCGCAACGCGCAGACCCTCCGCGACGCGCTCGCGGTGACGCCGCTGGAGCGGATCCTCGTCGAGACCGACGCGCCGTTCCTCACCCCGACGCCCTACCGCGGCCGTCCCAACGCGCCGTACCTGATCCCCGTCACGGTGCGGTTCATGGCCGCGGAGCTCGGTGTCGACCTCGACGCGTTCTGCGCGCAGATCGCGGCGAACACCGTCGCGGTGTACGGCTCGTTCGCCGACTGA
- a CDS encoding sugar porter family MFS transporter has product MTDSSAIPAKAFSLRSPYGRRAVGLSVAAAVGGFLFGFDSSVINGAVESIQGNFEMGEVLTGFVVAVALLGCAVGAVIAGNLSDRWGRLKVMMLGSAMFLISSIGSALCFSVPDLILWRIIGGLGIGIASVVAPAYIAEIAPRQIRGGLASLQQLAITLGIFVALLSDALFAWGAGGASETFWLGLEAWRWMFLVGVIPAAVYGILAFTMPESPRYLLAKGRTDEARAIFARLVPEADLEKTVTELTNAIETDRKHAGVSLRGPVFGLQGIVWVGIILSVFQQFVGINVIFYYSTSLWQSVGFPEEAATGISVVTSITNVLITLVAIFLVDRVGRKPILLTGSVLMTVSLAVMAISFVFSTTDADGAVVLPAPWGPIALVAANVFVIGFGASWGPLVWVLLGEIFPSRIRGKALGVAAGAQWVANFLVTVSFPAMSAWSLPLTYGMYAVFAALSFVYVAWKIPETKGMELEQTETLFTRPAKKSRGD; this is encoded by the coding sequence GTGACCGACTCCTCCGCGATTCCCGCCAAAGCCTTCTCCCTCCGCAGCCCCTACGGGCGCCGAGCCGTCGGCCTGTCGGTCGCGGCGGCGGTCGGCGGGTTCCTGTTCGGCTTCGACTCCTCGGTCATCAACGGCGCGGTCGAGTCCATCCAGGGCAACTTCGAGATGGGCGAGGTCCTCACCGGCTTCGTCGTCGCGGTCGCCCTCCTCGGCTGCGCGGTCGGCGCGGTCATCGCGGGCAACCTGTCCGACCGGTGGGGCCGACTCAAGGTCATGATGCTGGGCTCGGCGATGTTCCTGATCAGCTCGATCGGGTCGGCGCTGTGCTTCAGCGTGCCCGACCTGATCCTGTGGCGCATCATCGGCGGCCTCGGCATCGGCATCGCCTCCGTCGTCGCCCCCGCCTATATCGCCGAGATCGCGCCCCGCCAGATCCGCGGCGGACTCGCCTCGCTGCAGCAGCTCGCGATCACCCTGGGCATCTTCGTCGCCCTGCTCAGCGACGCCCTGTTCGCGTGGGGCGCAGGCGGCGCCTCCGAGACCTTCTGGCTGGGCCTGGAGGCGTGGCGCTGGATGTTCCTCGTCGGCGTGATCCCGGCCGCCGTCTACGGCATCCTCGCCTTCACGATGCCCGAGTCGCCCCGCTACCTGCTCGCGAAGGGCCGCACCGACGAGGCGCGCGCGATCTTCGCCCGGCTCGTGCCGGAGGCCGACCTCGAGAAGACCGTCACCGAGCTGACCAACGCGATCGAGACGGATCGCAAGCACGCCGGCGTCTCGCTGCGCGGCCCCGTCTTCGGCCTGCAGGGCATCGTCTGGGTCGGCATCATCCTGTCGGTGTTCCAGCAGTTCGTCGGCATCAACGTGATCTTCTACTACTCGACGAGTCTCTGGCAGTCGGTCGGATTCCCCGAGGAGGCGGCCACCGGCATCAGCGTGGTGACGTCGATCACCAACGTGCTCATCACGCTCGTCGCGATCTTCCTGGTGGACCGGGTGGGCCGCAAGCCCATCCTCCTCACCGGCTCCGTGCTGATGACGGTGTCGCTCGCGGTGATGGCGATCTCGTTCGTGTTCTCGACCACCGATGCCGACGGTGCGGTCGTGCTGCCGGCCCCGTGGGGTCCGATCGCGCTCGTGGCCGCGAACGTGTTCGTGATCGGGTTCGGCGCGTCCTGGGGTCCGCTCGTCTGGGTGCTGCTCGGCGAGATCTTCCCGAGCCGCATCCGCGGCAAGGCGCTCGGCGTCGCAGCCGGTGCGCAGTGGGTCGCCAACTTCCTGGTGACTGTGAGCTTCCCGGCGATGTCGGCCTGGTCGCTCCCACTGACGTACGGTATGTATGCGGTGTTCGCTGCCCTCTCGTTCGTCTACGTGGCATGGAAGATCCCCGAGACCAAGGGCATGGAGCTCGAGCAGACCGAGACGCTGTTCACCCGACCTGCGAAGAAGTCGCGCGGCGACTGA
- a CDS encoding stealth family protein yields MNALTALPAGSVPWSALLDRDDVVLERGILHLHDPAATPDAARTADLLLIADALESAGIAVVLIRHGLHSPALAIDATHRSAAVAALTALGAREPLYVKPKGAAPVLFAEAAKEPRTDALRLFRPRLVRAGVLAYGVESSVRVEFWRTEDGIVHAPRENAVMRRATPAEDVEQVEIERFGRTWSSIAGMFDPHPDEFTADVDIVFSWVDGSSTEFQRQRAARLAEYVVGEGDDGPARYRHVDELRYALRSVHMYAPWVRRIFIATDSPAPAWLLDHPKVTIVRSEEFFADPTVLPTHNSHAVEAQLHRIDGLAEHFLYSNDDMFFGRPVDPELFFTPGGVSKFVECGVRIGTGPTRLERSGHDNALRVNRALLQERFGRVITRDLEHCATPLRRSVMAELEREYADDFARTAASRFRAATDISATNCLYHYHALFTGRAIATNEPRVRYVQTTMASALPRLERLTSDRRVDMFCLNDGGAADVPESVRVRAVVDALERMFPVAGPWERPEVSAVPAAAESAARSGAGR; encoded by the coding sequence ATGAACGCGTTGACCGCGCTGCCCGCAGGATCCGTCCCCTGGTCCGCCCTGCTCGATCGAGACGACGTCGTGCTCGAGCGTGGCATCCTGCACCTCCACGACCCCGCCGCGACGCCGGATGCGGCGCGCACCGCCGATCTGCTCCTGATCGCCGACGCGCTCGAATCCGCCGGCATCGCCGTCGTGCTCATCCGCCACGGGCTGCACTCCCCCGCACTCGCGATCGACGCGACCCACCGCAGCGCCGCCGTCGCGGCCCTGACCGCGCTCGGCGCGCGCGAGCCGCTCTACGTCAAGCCCAAGGGAGCCGCTCCCGTGCTGTTCGCCGAGGCGGCCAAGGAGCCCCGCACCGACGCGCTGCGCCTGTTCCGGCCGCGGCTGGTGCGCGCGGGGGTGCTCGCGTACGGCGTCGAGTCCAGCGTCCGCGTCGAGTTCTGGCGCACCGAGGACGGCATCGTCCACGCGCCGCGCGAGAACGCCGTGATGCGCCGCGCGACCCCCGCGGAGGACGTGGAGCAGGTCGAGATCGAGCGCTTCGGGCGCACCTGGTCGAGCATCGCCGGCATGTTCGACCCGCACCCGGACGAGTTCACCGCCGACGTCGACATCGTCTTCTCGTGGGTGGACGGATCGTCGACCGAGTTCCAGCGCCAGCGCGCGGCCCGGCTGGCCGAGTACGTCGTGGGCGAAGGCGACGACGGCCCCGCCCGCTACCGGCACGTCGACGAGCTCCGCTACGCCCTGCGCAGCGTGCACATGTACGCGCCGTGGGTGCGGCGGATCTTCATCGCCACCGATTCCCCCGCACCGGCCTGGCTGCTCGATCACCCGAAGGTGACGATCGTCCGCAGCGAGGAGTTCTTCGCCGACCCGACGGTGCTGCCGACGCACAACTCGCACGCCGTCGAGGCCCAGCTGCACCGCATCGACGGACTCGCCGAGCACTTCCTGTACTCGAACGACGACATGTTCTTCGGCCGCCCGGTCGACCCCGAGCTGTTCTTCACGCCCGGCGGGGTCTCGAAGTTCGTCGAGTGCGGCGTCCGCATCGGCACCGGCCCGACGCGCCTCGAGCGCAGCGGCCACGACAATGCGCTGCGCGTGAACCGCGCCCTCCTGCAGGAGCGCTTCGGCCGCGTGATCACGCGCGACCTGGAGCACTGCGCGACGCCGCTGCGCCGCAGCGTCATGGCCGAGCTCGAACGCGAGTACGCCGACGACTTCGCCCGCACTGCGGCATCCCGCTTCCGCGCCGCGACCGACATCTCCGCGACCAACTGCCTGTACCACTACCACGCGCTGTTCACGGGGCGTGCGATCGCGACGAACGAGCCGCGGGTGCGCTACGTGCAGACCACGATGGCCTCGGCACTGCCGCGGCTGGAGCGCCTCACCTCCGACCGGCGCGTCGACATGTTCTGCCTGAACGACGGCGGGGCAGCCGACGTGCCGGAGTCCGTGCGGGTGCGCGCCGTGGTGGACGCGCTGGAGCGCATGTTCCCCGTGGCAGGACCCTGGGAGCGCCCCGAGGTCAGCGCAGTACCGGCAGCGGCTGAGTCGGCGGCGCGCTCCGGCGCGGGCCGCTGA
- a CDS encoding glycosyl hydrolase — protein MSIRGGRRMLRLTAIAAAAVLLGGCTAAGTDADTDAGPSAAPLADVPMQRTATLDMSRLAEGVTPPTNRWYSGLAFGADPQPVYPYPLAFAASADGFAVDLPPVTASATTVSALFAGGLGVDLAATGFQVVRADPVSVTLRYSDGDGAIGDVTVAEGWPVVGFTAARDATLTPAAALTPSGDGVWAASADETSFGVTAPGAEWDGGGLHVAVGASAQWFAVPADSTLAAWTAALSAPVDAVAVSHSTTAETATTTLEYEGTSATVLVPFAGRDGADDCGLGSFPTAYGTASACAATGLEWDVPRLEARDAYDLARLDESERARLATQIDADLAATGPLPVDTYYGGKALARLGDLLSLARSIGADALADEVADRLDEELAPWIQADGCATRTAQCVTYDDALHLVVGREPSFGSEEGNDHHFHYGHFLLAAAALAEHRPSAAAALAPVIDLLAADIATGADDPDLPALRVFDPYRGHSWASGPAPFADGNNQESSSEAVAAWNGLALWAQVRSDDALAATAEWMLSAEAEAARTLWLEPKDLADGYEHGIVSLSWGGKRDYATWFSAEPSAILGIQLLPMGPLAQEYLAGDPDRIARNVAEAGGAASFRGPLGDYVLMYSALAGADALAVAQAALADLPDDAIDDGNSRSAMQAWVAAVHLGG, from the coding sequence GTGAGCATCCGAGGCGGACGACGGATGCTGCGCCTCACCGCGATCGCCGCGGCGGCTGTGCTGTTGGGCGGCTGCACGGCGGCGGGCACCGACGCGGACACCGACGCGGGCCCCTCCGCCGCGCCGCTCGCCGACGTGCCGATGCAGCGCACCGCCACCCTCGACATGAGCAGGCTCGCCGAGGGGGTCACGCCGCCGACCAACCGCTGGTACTCGGGCCTCGCGTTCGGCGCCGACCCGCAGCCGGTGTACCCGTACCCCCTCGCGTTCGCCGCGTCGGCCGACGGCTTCGCGGTGGACCTGCCCCCGGTCACAGCGAGCGCGACCACGGTGTCCGCGCTGTTCGCCGGCGGTCTGGGCGTCGACCTCGCGGCCACCGGCTTCCAGGTCGTGCGCGCGGATCCCGTCTCGGTCACGCTGCGCTACTCGGACGGCGACGGCGCGATCGGCGACGTCACCGTCGCGGAGGGCTGGCCCGTCGTCGGGTTCACCGCCGCACGCGACGCCACCCTCACCCCGGCCGCTGCCCTCACGCCCTCGGGAGACGGGGTGTGGGCTGCTTCTGCCGACGAGACGTCCTTCGGCGTGACGGCTCCCGGCGCCGAGTGGGACGGCGGCGGCCTCCACGTCGCCGTCGGCGCGAGCGCGCAGTGGTTCGCCGTGCCCGCCGATTCCACACTGGCGGCGTGGACGGCGGCCCTGTCAGCACCGGTGGACGCCGTCGCCGTCTCCCACTCGACGACGGCCGAGACGGCCACGACCACCCTGGAGTACGAGGGCACCTCCGCGACCGTGCTCGTCCCGTTCGCCGGACGCGACGGCGCGGACGACTGCGGACTCGGCAGCTTCCCGACCGCCTACGGCACCGCATCCGCCTGCGCCGCGACCGGGCTCGAATGGGACGTGCCGCGGCTGGAAGCCCGCGATGCGTACGACCTCGCCCGGCTGGACGAGTCGGAGCGCGCGCGTCTCGCCACGCAGATCGACGCCGACCTCGCCGCCACCGGGCCGCTCCCGGTGGACACCTACTACGGCGGCAAGGCGCTCGCGCGGCTCGGCGATCTGCTCTCCCTCGCCCGTTCGATCGGGGCCGATGCGCTGGCTGACGAGGTGGCCGACCGGCTCGACGAGGAGCTCGCGCCCTGGATCCAGGCGGACGGGTGCGCGACACGCACCGCGCAGTGCGTCACCTACGACGACGCCCTGCACCTCGTGGTCGGGCGCGAGCCCTCGTTCGGCTCCGAGGAGGGCAACGACCACCACTTCCACTACGGGCACTTCCTGCTCGCGGCCGCGGCCCTCGCCGAGCACCGCCCCTCCGCCGCCGCCGCGCTCGCCCCCGTGATCGACCTCCTCGCCGCCGACATCGCCACCGGCGCCGACGACCCCGACCTGCCCGCGCTGCGGGTCTTCGACCCCTACCGCGGCCACTCGTGGGCGTCCGGCCCCGCGCCGTTCGCCGACGGCAACAACCAGGAGTCCAGCTCCGAGGCCGTCGCGGCGTGGAACGGCCTCGCGCTGTGGGCGCAGGTGCGCAGCGACGACGCCCTGGCGGCGACGGCGGAATGGATGCTGTCGGCCGAGGCCGAGGCCGCCCGCACACTCTGGCTGGAGCCGAAGGATCTCGCCGACGGGTACGAACACGGGATCGTCTCGCTGAGCTGGGGCGGCAAGCGCGACTACGCCACCTGGTTCAGCGCCGAGCCCTCGGCGATCCTCGGCATCCAGCTGCTGCCGATGGGTCCGCTCGCCCAGGAGTACCTCGCCGGCGACCCCGATCGGATCGCGCGGAACGTCGCGGAGGCGGGGGGCGCAGCATCCTTCCGTGGACCACTGGGCGACTACGTACTGATGTACTCCGCCCTCGCCGGCGCCGACGCGCTCGCCGTCGCGCAGGCCGCGCTGGCCGACCTGCCCGACGACGCCATCGACGACGGGAACTCCCGCTCGGCGATGCAGGCGTGGGTCGCCGCCGTCCACCTCGGTGGCTAG